A region from the Pelobates fuscus isolate aPelFus1 chromosome 3, aPelFus1.pri, whole genome shotgun sequence genome encodes:
- the LOC134601899 gene encoding vomeronasal type-2 receptor 26-like: MSFRFETYQRIQAMIFAVMEINQNPGLLPNITLGFEIHDSCTVLQRAIAGTLQLLTGLGQSLPNYRCRQNTPLAAIIGHSISTYSMLIAHILGLYRYPQLLHYMKRVHLRMSSGTELFFNENGDPPALYDIVNWQLGPDGRIRQVTVGSYDTAADRGNAFTIDTNAVQWGTGEKQIPISVCSDSCSTGYRKSSISGKPVCCFQCVLCPQGEISNQTDSVDCSKCPWDMWPNLQRNVCMPKPHEFLSYEDPLGTTLAVASVSSSLVPIVIFVLFIHYKTTPIVRANNYSLSCLLLISLSLCFLCALIFIGQPQLSKCLLRQVTFGIVFALGVSCILAKTIVVVLAFKATKPGSSLKKWTKPLVYYYSVFICVVIQTLICILWLLLSPPFLEHNTQIKSGIIVIQCNEGSPFAFWCMLGYLGLLASISFIVAFLVRRLPDSFNEAKFITFSMLAFLSVWLSYIPASLSARGMYTVAMELFAILSSSWALVICMFVPKCFIILFQPHMNSKEHLMGKKRNVPNNVKLFKAEK, translated from the exons ATGAG TTTCCGATTCGAGACCTATCAGCGTATCCAGGCGATGATATTTGCTGTGATGGAAATCAACCAGAACCCAGGTCTGTTACCCAATATCACACTGGGGTTCGAGATCCACGATTCCTGTACAGTTCTACAGAGGGCAATAGCAGGTACCCTGCAGTTGCTGACTGGCCTAGGTCAATCTCTGCCAAATTATAGATGCCGTCAAAATACTCCCCTGGCAGCTATTATTGGTCATTCCATCTCCACTTACTCCATGCTGATAGCTCATATCCTAGGGTTATACCGATACCCACAG CTTTTACATTATATGAAGAGAGTTCATCTTAGGATGAGCAGTGGGACGGAATTGTTCTTCAATGAGAATGGAGATCCCCCAGCCTTGTATGATATTGTAAATTGGCAGCTCGGTCCTGATGGAAGAATCAGACAGGTCACCGTGGGCAGTTATGATACCGCAGCAGACAGGGGAAATGCTTTTACTATTGACACAAATGCTGTTCAGTGGGGCACTGGTGAAAAACAG ATTCCTATCTCAGTTTGCAGTGACAGCTGTTCAACAGGATATAGAAAGTCTTCCATATCTGGAAAACCAGTATGTTGTTTTCAATGTGTTCTTTGTCCCCAAGGCGAGATCTCTAACCAAACAG ACTCTGTAGATTGCTCTAAATGTCCATGGGATATGTGGCCAAATTTACAACGGAACGTATGTATGCCTAAACCTCACGAATTTCTCTCCTATGAAGATCCCTTAGGTACAACATTAGCTGTTGCAAGTGTTTCCTCCTCATTAGTTCCAATTGTTATCTTTGTACTTTTTATTCATTATAAGACTACTCCCATTGTTCGAGCCAACAATTACTCTCTAAGTTGTCTACTCTTGATATCCCTGTCTCTGTGCTTCCTCTGTGCTTTGATTTTCATTGGGCAACCCCAACTATCAAAATGTCTTTTGCGACAGGTTacatttggcattgtttttgctCTTGGTGTATCCTGCATCTTGGCCAAAACCATTGTGGTAGTTTTAGCCTTCAAGGCCACAAAACCAGGCAGCAGTCTTAAGAAGTGGACTAAACCTCTTGTGTATTATTacagtgtttttatatgtgttgTTATTCAGACATTAATCTGCATCCTATGGCTTTTGCTCTCACCTCCTTTCCTGGAGCACAACACCCAAATAAAATCTGGAATTATTGTTATTCAATGTAATGAAGGTTCACCATTTGCCTTCTGGTGTATGTTGGGATACCTGGGTCTTCTTGCCAGCATCAGTTTCATTGTTGCTTTTTTGGTCAGAAGACTACCAGATAGCTTTAACGAGGCCAAATTCATCACCTTCAGCATGCTAGCCTTCCTCAGTGTTTGGTTGTCCTATATTCCAGCCTCACTCAGTGCCCGAGGCATGTACACAGTAGCCATGGAATTGTTTGCTATTCTATCATCAAGCTGGGCTCTggttatctgcatgtttgtccctAAATGTTTTATCATATTGTTTCAACCTCACATGAATTCCAAAGAACATCTCATGGGGAAAAAGAGAAATGTGCCTAATAATGTCAAACTTTTTAAAgctgaaaaataa